From one Bradyrhizobium sp. Ash2021 genomic stretch:
- a CDS encoding folylpolyglutamate synthase/dihydrofolate synthase family protein, which translates to MIARLSALHPNRIDLSLDRMHRLLERLDHPELRLPPVIHVAGTNGKGSTVAYLRAILEAAGLRVHAYISPYLVRINECFRLGCAGGGVLVGDDELKRALEHCERTNAGAPLTFFEAKTAAAFWLFAQHEADVLLLEVGLGGRLDSTNVVDAPLATVIAPISTDHTEFLGDSLTSIAGEKAAIIKHNAPVITAEQPPEAMAVIKQQARHQRAPLYAAGQQWHVGVERGRLVYQDDRGLMDLAAPKLFGRHQFNNAGLAIATLRAIETFKIGHAAFEAGVVNAEWPARMQRLSSGALLEMGPQGCEIWLDGGHNAEGGRVAAAALGDLEERVSRPLVVIAGMMGNKDASGFLANFAGLTRHIIAVAIPGQDNAMPPDRLAEAARTLGMRVEISPGIEAALHTLTRLAYEVPPRILIAGSLYLAGHVLAFNSTPPG; encoded by the coding sequence GTGATCGCGCGGCTGTCCGCGCTGCATCCGAACCGCATCGATCTCAGCCTCGACCGGATGCATCGGCTGCTCGAGCGGCTCGATCATCCCGAACTCCGGCTGCCGCCGGTGATCCACGTCGCCGGCACGAACGGCAAGGGCTCGACGGTCGCCTACTTGCGGGCGATCCTGGAAGCCGCCGGGCTACGCGTCCACGCCTATATCTCGCCCTATCTGGTACGGATCAACGAATGCTTTCGGCTAGGCTGTGCCGGCGGCGGTGTGCTCGTCGGCGATGACGAGCTGAAGCGCGCGCTCGAACATTGCGAGCGGACCAATGCTGGCGCGCCGCTCACATTTTTCGAGGCGAAAACCGCGGCGGCGTTTTGGCTGTTCGCGCAGCATGAGGCCGACGTGCTGCTCCTGGAGGTCGGCCTCGGGGGCCGGCTGGATTCGACCAACGTGGTCGACGCGCCGCTCGCGACCGTCATCGCGCCCATCAGCACGGACCACACTGAATTTCTCGGCGATTCCCTGACGTCGATTGCGGGCGAGAAGGCCGCCATTATCAAGCACAACGCGCCGGTGATCACGGCCGAGCAGCCGCCGGAAGCGATGGCGGTGATCAAGCAGCAGGCGAGGCACCAGCGCGCGCCGCTCTATGCCGCCGGACAACAATGGCACGTCGGCGTCGAGCGCGGACGGCTGGTCTATCAGGACGATCGGGGCCTGATGGATCTCGCCGCGCCAAAGCTGTTCGGCCGACATCAGTTCAACAATGCCGGTCTTGCAATCGCGACCCTGCGCGCGATCGAAACGTTCAAGATCGGCCATGCCGCGTTCGAGGCTGGCGTCGTCAATGCCGAATGGCCGGCGCGGATGCAGCGCCTTTCGTCCGGCGCGCTGCTCGAGATGGGACCGCAAGGCTGCGAAATCTGGCTTGACGGCGGGCACAATGCCGAAGGCGGACGCGTCGCTGCCGCGGCGCTGGGCGATCTCGAGGAGCGAGTGTCGCGCCCGCTGGTCGTGATCGCCGGCATGATGGGCAACAAGGATGCGAGCGGGTTTCTCGCCAATTTCGCCGGGCTGACGCGCCACATCATCGCCGTCGCGATACCCGGCCAGGATAATGCGATGCCGCCGGACCGGCTAGCCGAAGCCGCGCGTACGCTCGGCATGCGCGTGGAAATTTCACCTGGAATCGAAGCCGCGCTGCACACGCTGACGCGGCTTGCGTACGAAGTGCCGCCGCGGATCCTGATCGCGGGATCGCTGTATCTTGCCGGCCACGTGCTGGCCTTTAACAGCACACCGCCGGGATGA
- a CDS encoding transposase → MDSHKRSTQLERLEVVETGRRRRWSDDEKLRIVTESFQAPRAISSTARRHGISRSLLMTWRRSFGPEPISPQSEQSGFARVVLAAEVDPAVAATPTSGQMVIVVGRDRRVIVDAGVDAAALARVLQVLERR, encoded by the coding sequence ATGGACAGCCATAAGCGCAGTACTCAGCTTGAACGGCTTGAGGTGGTCGAGACTGGTCGCCGGCGGCGCTGGTCGGATGACGAGAAGCTGCGGATCGTCACCGAGAGCTTTCAAGCGCCGCGCGCGATATCGTCGACGGCGAGACGCCATGGCATATCGCGTTCGTTGCTGATGACATGGCGGCGCTCGTTCGGTCCCGAGCCGATCAGCCCTCAAAGCGAGCAATCCGGCTTTGCGCGGGTCGTCCTTGCCGCTGAGGTCGATCCGGCGGTTGCTGCCACGCCGACGAGCGGGCAGATGGTGATCGTCGTTGGCAGGGATCGTCGGGTGATTGTCGATGCCGGCGTCGATGCGGCCGCCCTGGCGCGGGTGCTGCAGGTTTTGGAGCGTCGATGA